In the Chroococcidiopsis sp. SAG 2025 genome, one interval contains:
- a CDS encoding Nif3-like dinuclear metal center hexameric protein, producing the protein MKISDLINWFENWANPDWQESWDNSGWQIEPGVLEQPARVLVCLTPTLAVMQEAIALQNSGIPVNLIFAHHPLIFSPLKSLCSGNAIADMTRLAFRHHIGVYTAHTNFDQVADGTADVLAQLLQLKQVTPIVPTQSELGYGRVGEINPSRTLQELLQQIQTALNPPDLLFSPTADLQIPIERVAVLGGSGASFISAVVKTGAQAYLTSDCKFHQFQESRDRGLILIDAGHYATERPACDRLVTKLQTAGVEWAQLSQQDEDFRLFYKR; encoded by the coding sequence ATGAAAATCTCAGATTTAATAAATTGGTTTGAAAATTGGGCAAATCCTGATTGGCAAGAAAGTTGGGATAATTCTGGTTGGCAGATTGAACCAGGAGTATTAGAGCAGCCTGCAAGGGTACTGGTATGCTTGACACCAACTCTAGCAGTGATGCAAGAGGCGATCGCCCTTCAAAATTCCGGTATTCCAGTCAATCTAATTTTCGCCCATCATCCACTAATTTTTAGTCCGCTGAAATCTTTGTGTAGTGGAAATGCGATCGCGGACATGACGCGCCTAGCTTTTCGTCACCACATCGGCGTTTATACAGCTCATACTAACTTTGACCAAGTAGCAGACGGTACTGCTGACGTGCTAGCGCAATTATTACAACTCAAGCAAGTCACGCCGATCGTACCAACGCAGTCGGAACTGGGTTACGGTCGCGTAGGAGAGATTAACCCTTCCCGAACTTTGCAAGAATTGTTACAACAAATTCAAACAGCACTGAACCCTCCCGATCTGCTTTTCTCTCCTACGGCAGATTTACAAATACCCATAGAGCGAGTGGCTGTTTTAGGTGGGTCTGGTGCTAGTTTTATTTCGGCTGTAGTTAAAACAGGGGCGCAAGCTTATTTAACTTCCGATTGTAAGTTTCATCAATTTCAAGAAAGTCGCGATCGCGGTTTGATTCTGATTGATGCCGGACACTACGCTACCGAACGTCCAGCTTGCGATCGATTGGTGACAAAGCTTCAAACTGCCGGAGTGGAATGGGCGCAACTAAGTCAGCAAGACGAAGATTTTCGACTTTTTTACAAACGTTAG
- a CDS encoding DUF6679 family protein has translation MLHRKIYQLCCDGREVCIFLRDQQRWIEKARIIDIEGDLVTLRYETEEEDEICSWEEMVRLESIGAVTQKLASVPRGNAEPLVSDDCPEAERIRNRFTDSNPE, from the coding sequence ATGCTACACCGCAAGATTTATCAACTGTGTTGCGATGGGCGTGAAGTATGTATCTTCTTGCGGGATCAGCAACGCTGGATCGAGAAAGCCCGCATCATCGATATCGAAGGCGATTTAGTCACTCTCAGATATGAAACTGAAGAAGAGGACGAAATCTGTTCTTGGGAGGAGATGGTTCGCCTAGAAAGCATTGGTGCAGTGACTCAGAAGCTAGCTTCTGTACCGCGAGGCAATGCCGAACCCTTAGTTTCTGACGACTGCCCTGAAGCAGAGCGCATTCGCAATCGCTTTACTGATTCTAATCCTGAATAA
- a CDS encoding MBL fold metallo-hydrolase — translation MSDRMSASSMPVGEANSELECFPYGVKHGDEGVCLMVKMGPYRILLDCGLTDISVLQPGLEQPKSHGLLVATNLPVDLVLCSHAHPDHAKGLLSLHRAFPQLPIYASEATTRLLPLNWLDEDGKIPQFCQALPWRSPVEFQDGLTAELYPAGHLPGAAAILLTYTTGRRTYTVFYTGDFFLSNSRLVEGLPLEELRGLEPDVLIIEGTYGTARHPHRRNQENQLAERINRAIASSYSVLLPTSTLGLGQEILMLLRSHHNFTGRNLDIWVDGSVAQGCDAYLELLPHFPTAVQNFAKHQSLFWDEKVRPRVRRLPLEQRGIVGQSPCIAIADNVTDLSQYCQPNTGPWLVLLPENPGHPNEFQPSLLTPHSSPLVEVETYLLAQHSDGPGTTQLIHNLRPKHVIFVHGAPTYLADLASLEELRNRYHLHSPAVGTLVDLPIGDVFVQPAAPETNYEGELNELGTVVTITLPDAITADPRWRNFADTGLVEARWQGEDLVLRGLSPRELMNQNGARLAWTDLNCCATCKFQRGQRCWNPESPLFGFKVTPDGYCPAYERQDE, via the coding sequence ATGAGCGATCGCATGTCAGCATCCTCTATGCCTGTAGGGGAAGCAAATTCAGAACTAGAATGCTTTCCCTATGGTGTGAAGCATGGGGATGAAGGTGTCTGTTTGATGGTCAAGATGGGACCGTACCGCATTCTGCTCGATTGCGGATTGACAGACATTTCTGTTTTACAACCGGGGCTAGAACAGCCTAAGTCTCATGGTTTACTTGTCGCTACCAACTTGCCAGTAGACCTAGTTCTATGCAGTCATGCTCATCCCGATCATGCTAAAGGTTTACTATCCCTGCATCGCGCCTTTCCGCAACTGCCAATTTATGCCAGCGAAGCAACCACTCGTCTGCTACCGCTAAATTGGTTAGATGAGGATGGAAAGATACCGCAATTTTGTCAAGCGCTACCTTGGCGATCGCCTGTGGAATTTCAGGATGGATTGACGGCTGAATTATATCCTGCCGGACACTTACCAGGGGCAGCAGCCATTCTCCTTACCTACACGACTGGACGGCGCACTTATACAGTGTTTTACACGGGGGACTTTTTCTTATCTAACTCTCGCCTGGTGGAAGGTTTACCTTTAGAGGAGTTACGCGGTTTAGAACCAGATGTATTAATTATCGAAGGAACCTACGGCACGGCACGTCATCCGCACCGTCGCAACCAAGAAAATCAACTGGCTGAAAGAATTAATCGGGCGATCGCCAGTTCGTATTCCGTCCTTTTGCCTACATCGACTCTAGGTCTAGGTCAGGAAATCCTCATGCTGTTGCGCAGCCATCACAACTTTACCGGACGCAACCTCGATATTTGGGTTGATGGCAGTGTGGCTCAGGGCTGCGATGCCTATTTAGAATTACTACCACATTTCCCCACAGCAGTACAAAACTTTGCCAAACATCAATCTTTATTTTGGGATGAAAAGGTACGCCCGCGAGTCCGCCGCCTACCACTCGAACAGCGAGGAATTGTCGGTCAATCGCCCTGTATTGCGATCGCAGATAATGTTACCGATTTAAGTCAATACTGCCAACCCAACACGGGACCCTGGTTAGTTCTTCTACCTGAAAATCCTGGTCATCCTAACGAGTTTCAACCCTCACTCCTCACTCCTCACTCCTCACCCCTGGTAGAGGTAGAAACCTACTTGCTAGCACAGCACAGCGATGGTCCTGGCACGACTCAGCTCATTCACAACCTACGACCGAAGCACGTGATTTTCGTTCATGGCGCGCCAACTTATCTAGCTGACTTAGCTAGCCTGGAAGAATTACGTAACCGCTACCACTTACATTCTCCAGCCGTTGGCACGCTTGTCGATTTACCCATCGGCGATGTTTTCGTTCAACCAGCTGCTCCAGAAACGAATTATGAAGGAGAACTTAACGAATTAGGTACTGTCGTAACTATTACCCTGCCTGATGCCATTACCGCCGATCCTCGCTGGCGCAATTTTGCCGATACGGGCTTAGTGGAAGCTCGCTGGCAAGGTGAAGACCTAGTTTTGCGGGGCTTGTCGCCCCGCGAGTTGATGAATCAAAATGGCGCTCGCTTAGCCTGGACGGATTTGAACTGCTGCGCTACCTGCAAATTCCAGCGCGGACAGCGCTGTTGGAACCCAGAGTCGCCCTTATTTGGCTTCAAGGTTACACCGGATGGCTACTGCCCTGCCTACGAACGCCAAGACGAATGA
- a CDS encoding DNA-3-methyladenine glycosylase, whose product MTLFHQILEPSTLTRPSTEVAPALLGCTLVRQLPSGQILRGAIVETEAYAPGDPAFHAYRRVTPRNQVVFGMAGRAYVYQIYGMYHCLNVVTDCEGIPSAVLIRALQLECLPSGWEIGSKENLHRLAAGPGKLCRVLQIDRGLNGTILQPGQPLWLEQRQQEFAVVQTTRIGLSQGVDLPWRWYVQGCPAVSKV is encoded by the coding sequence TTGACTCTCTTCCATCAGATTTTAGAACCTTCTACCCTAACCCGTCCATCTACTGAAGTTGCACCAGCATTACTTGGCTGCACTTTAGTTAGGCAATTGCCGTCTGGACAAATTCTCAGGGGAGCGATCGTCGAAACAGAAGCTTATGCTCCTGGAGATCCAGCTTTTCATGCCTATCGGCGTGTCACCCCGCGCAATCAAGTTGTATTTGGCATGGCAGGGAGAGCATACGTGTATCAAATCTATGGCATGTACCACTGCCTGAATGTCGTCACGGACTGCGAAGGAATTCCTAGTGCCGTACTCATTCGCGCTTTACAACTGGAGTGCTTGCCTAGTGGCTGGGAAATCGGCAGTAAAGAAAACTTGCACCGTCTAGCGGCTGGACCAGGTAAACTATGTCGTGTTTTGCAGATCGATCGCGGCTTAAACGGAACTATATTACAACCAGGACAACCGCTATGGCTCGAACAACGTCAGCAAGAATTTGCGGTCGTCCAGACAACGCGGATCGGACTATCTCAAGGTGTAGATCTACCTTGGCGGTGGTACGTGCAGGGTTGTCCGGCTGTTTCTAAAGTTTAA